The genome window gtttgatttcagtgtttttatgcaagctttgatttcaatgcttttatgCGAGATTcatcgagcttgaatatgatttacatagaatgccttgagtttagtatgctttaaatgcagaatacgtattcagttttatttaactatttttacaatgggggttagtatacttttaggatattttatgaacctttatttttgtccactcacgtttttgaatgttttgcgcccccaggctgtagcgtgcacagaAAAACCACCACAGGGCCATCTTGACTTCCGCGCCTTCTTGTTACAAAACTGCTGGTTTGTAAAAAGATTAACCTATTTGTATACTATTAgaactgctctgatatattgccctagaaTGAGACTAGAACTATTGGCTTGtatattgaagtgctggcagttggttgtgtggatATTTTTGCTCGTtctgacaggtgaaaattttggatttgagCAAATTTCAggagagactctgccgaattttcggcaggagtcaaggttgaaatttcaattagaagggcaattatgtcaattgtgcccgacatccgccaagtgtcggacacgcacagggttcgactcgaattccaattagaagggcaattaggtcaattgtgcccgacattcgccaagtgtcggacacgcacagggttcgactcgaattccaaagaggaatttggttcgggtcctgtcagggttagtatgttcatatgttaTTTTCAAAAccttatttttggtccactcacattttcaatgttttgctCCCCCAGGTAGTAGGCGTGCGCAGTGATCCACCACAGGGCCATTTCCCACTTTCCGCGCTTCCTCCATTCTGATGTATGGCTCTTATGATATTGAGCTGACGtcttttgtaaattcttagtgtTGCTCTAATAACCTGCCATAGAACTTAAATTTAACtattggaatgtatatatacgcATGCTGGCAGttgaattgtatatatatgcttattttgacaggtgtaaattTGGGGATTGATCAAATTACAGGAGAGACTCTGctgaattttcggtagaagtcgaACTTGTTATTAAACTGAAATTTtgttagaagggcaattaggtcatttgtgctcgACACCCACCAGGTGTAGGACACGCATAGGGTTCGGCTCAGATTCCAaaatggaatttgggtcgggtcctgtcaacttggtATTAGAGCATTAGGTTTAACTTCCTATAGACTCCACACTTTGTGCATTCCAGGTTTAATGAATATCTGTTTCTTGTGACAGAATCATGGGCCCTAAGCGTGGTGGCACTAGTAGAGGGGTTAGACGGTCGTCCCGACTCTAGGGGCAGGATCCCCATATTAGATTAGAGGGATTTCCTATTCCCGCAGCGGTACCAAAACTGGTGGGGCAGTTTGATGATAGAGGCCCAACAGGGGCCGCGACAGAGATACCCATATTGCCGGGAGATTCCCACTTCCAACAAACGTTAAAGATGTTGACCTAGGATCTAGCCAGGACTGGGCAGCCTAAAGATCCCTCCTTGAGTTATAACCTAAGGTCttttatggtattttgaatatttcaccattctctgcattttgctttttatatatagatcttattaattttttttgtccatATTACTAGTAANNNNNNNNNNgtggaaccacaaatggcaaggctgccactattcatatgaatagtGGTAACCCTTGCTTGCCCTTACCTTAGACTTAGTCCttatgggtggagttgctcttaatgagccatcatttttagcttaaatcgtattttgcactaaaaccgatttttcatattttgatttgatgggaatttgattttctagtatttttatttgaatccaaatagggggtacttccttatttacattgtaaacttaaataaatggagtaatataaaaataaattaaagtaaaaggacaaagacatttacttaaatgttgaaaatggaaataaggtatagagaaaaaaaaaaaatctgccttgccctcgggccagtcttgccctcgggccagcccagtttgctgggtcccaccatttgcccgggctggattttgttgctggaaaccatttttttgcccaaaccacccccccccagcccgagtccagccttagctgctggaaatgctcttataCGTCCACAGTTTTGCTCTGGAGGTTATGATGGCGCAGCTGCTCCCACACCATTTCTTACCACACAAATTTGTTGAAATGGGGCATTTCTCCACTATTAGTCCCGAGTCAAAATAATTTGTGTAAGTAACACAAAAAGAATAACAAGAGGAGCAGAGAGATGGGTATAAATTGCTTAAGAGCAGTGCCCAAAATTCCACCTTCAGCAAAGCACAAAATCATCATCTCACACTCATTCTCACACTCTCTCTTATTTACCAAAAGGTCCTCTAGGGCAATACACGCAGCAGCAGCATCTTCTTCAATGTCTTACGAAAAGGAACTCGCTGCTGCCAAAAAGGCTGCCTCTCTCGCTGCTCTCCTCTGCCAGGCAATACTCtccttctctccctctcttttttgcTTGAGAAcgagcttcttttttttatttatttaaattttatatataaaagaatgAAAGGGTTAGTTGAGCAGAACCTAGAACAAAAATTGTCAATTGACGATGCGTGATAATGCAATTTGCGAGGAATTTAGAATGCAAAATATTTGTTTAGGGCAAAACCCATGTCGTGAATCTGCCATTCTTTGTCTTTTATACATATATGGACATCTAGTATCAGTATACAGTATACTCCTTATGTTTATGTCTATAGTTTGCTGCTATTATGAATTCAAGGTTGTATACCATCTCCAAGAAAAGCTTCTTTCTCCAAAATAAATTTCTGCTCCCATGGCTTGTGCAGAGTGTTTCTGTGCTCGCCTAGTGTGCTTTGTTCCTTGAAATACAATTTTTCACTGTTTAGGACTGGAAATCATTACTTTAGAGCAAATCCCTCAACCCTGATTATTCATTAAGCAAATCCCTCAACCCTGGTGGCCAATGTATGTGTTTATGTGTATGCGTGTGCgcacatatatattatgtgtATGACTATGTGACTTGACTTTATGCATAGAATTCTGGCATGTACAAGATGAAAGGAACAAAAAAAGCCATCTTTAACATAAGCTTTGTTTGACTGTAAGTGCCATATATTagtttgtttttataagaaatttCTGGACAGAAAcatttgtttttgaaaatcATATAAAGTGTGCATTgggaaatatatataatccCTAGCATTTCTGGTGTcatatgatttttttctctttacatGATTTGTGAGTAAGCACTGAAatgatatatgtataatttttttttttcatatgtattaATTTTACCAATATATTTCATCCCAAGTCAATTTCAATTATTGCCTTCCTGTGCTTCAGAAGGTACAAAAGGCACTGTTGCAGTCAGACATTCATTCCAAATCAGATAAAAGTCCAGTCACTGTGGCAGATTACGGTTTGTTTTCAAACTCTTGTGTAAATGCGTTTCAATTACGTGCAAGTTATTCATGgggttttaaaattaatcagTCATCTTGACATTTAAACAGAAACTTCTATTTGTATCTGCAGATAGCTAGGTGCTTAGAAACTATCTTGTTACCCCACATTGTGATGTTCGCATGGCAGAATTATAATAACATGTAGAGGCTATCTTGTAGGTCTAAATGCTTTTTGCATATGGTTTCTATTagattttttcaaaaaagaaaaagaaaaaaagaaacagtgCTCATATTTGCTTGCATCTGCATCTAGTTCATCATATCATAGGCGAGGCAGTTGGTAATTCCCCTCCCTACTTCAGTGGCATGGTAATAGTTGTTTCCTGCCTTCTGTATAATGCTGGTGGGGCTGCATTTCTTTGACCATCATTTTAACCTGAGCTCAAATTCTATATCTGGTCAAGAACCATACAATGCTTTAGATGGCTATTTGAGGCCCATAAACCAGATACGAACTTAAATATTTTAGTAAATACCCGTACCATATACTTTCTTTATGGCCATGTAAGGATGTTGGATTGCAGGTTATGCTTGCATAATTGGTTCTTTGGCTTGGCCCTTTCAATAGTGACCACTGACGTCTTTGCTTGAGCTTTCAGGCCTATAGTTTCATATGTCTAGATATTTAATAGATGATGAGAATAATTTTATGCTTGTTAAACTTGCATTGCCTCACACTATCTTCCTGTCTCATTAAATATTTCCCAAAAGTAGTTTCCAATGTAGCCAACAGCTGGTATGAAAGGAAGTTAAATGATTAATGGTATACTAGACATACATGTGCTTATATGAAATAAGAACGATAGATAAGTAAATGAAACGTTTGCAAATATGTAAATTAAGTCTGTATCCCCTTTATTCACTGAAAGAAACTCTATATACTTCTAAAATTTCTTAATCTGCCTTTCCATGGTGTGTGTGCTGATGGAAGGTTGGTTTGATGTCATAGGAAAGACAAATGTTTTGTCATGCACTTCAGATTTAAAAATTATCAGGTTGCTTCCTTCTTAGGAGGACCTTGTCCATAAATCTTCTACTGCACATGTGAATTGCTATATCATTACTGTACTATTTTCTTGGCTATGTCATAATTCCGAGTAGACAGACACTCTTGTTTCACAGTATGCTTTTCTGCTATCCATTAATCTTCTGCAAATGTAGGATGTATCTTTCTATCAAAATCACTTGGTCCTTTAAGTGGATTGCACATAAGCCCCAGTATTTTGGTCTGCGCCTAACTATAAAAGCAGATGGGTGCAATTTTTATtccttgaaaagaaaaaaaaaatcattggaCGTATAATTGAAACTCTCACTGTAAATTTTCATAATTCACTGTCAACAATCATTTTCTTTCCATTTATACCAGCCgcttgggttttttttgttttttttgttttagttttaattttagtaattcaatttaaaattaagagAGAATGGGTCTAGTTGTGACCCATGTTCTCATTTTGTCCCTCTTTTAATACAATTTGTTTCtattcaaaatttcattttgctgttcattttaaaattttaaaatataaaatatcaatttactatattaccctaatttaattaatatgttcctttcttaatattttcattaactaagggcattttgtatattttgaatgttttaccattctctgcctaTTCCTTTATATACGTAGGGTTTAAATTCATGTTACATCAAGGACTGTAGTCACATTGTTTGTGATTTCTGTTCTTTTGCACTTAACTAAGCAATTTGGGTAATATGAAAGAAACTAAATGACTGCCTTTCTTTCTCGGGTACTTTTGCCAGGTTCACAGGCTCTTGTTAGTTTGGTACTGGAAAGGGAACTTCCTTCTGAATCATTCTCGCTAGTGGCTGAGGAGGTGAATATGTACATTTTTGCAGATAAAGAGACAGGCAGAAactgttttattttcttcctttaatTGTAAATCTTCTTTTCAACTTTTAAATGTCTTAGGACTCGGGAGATCTTCGTGGTAACAGTGGCCAGGAGACACTACAGCGCATCAGAACACTTGTTAATGATACTCTTGCAAACAATGAATATTCTAGCGTTTCTAATTTAACCACTGATGATGTTCTTAGGGCTATTGACAATGGGAAATCTGAAGGTGGTTCTAGGGGCCAGCACTGGGTTTTAGATCCCATAGATGGTACCAAAGGGTAAGTTTCTAGACACAATTGATAAGCTTCTATCATTAGTATTTGTTGAAGGTTGAGAAGAATTCTTCATTTACATATTATGTGATTACCCCTGCCGAACAGCTCATGCTGTTATGTCTTGCATGTATGCCTGATGCATGTAACATGAATTGATGAGTGTAAATCTGATACCAAAATATATTAGCCTTCTAGGGCTTAGATTTTGGACATTACATGTATGGAATTATCTCGAAACTATTAATCTTTTTTGCAACTTGCCAAAGTTTCTGCTACCAATACACGACCATGCATTCATTTAAACTAAGCTGCAATCCTTCCCTTTGGAGTGGTACAGACTTGTGTATTTCATTGTAGAAGACATGGGTCTTTTCTATTAATTCGTCATTTCTCATATTCTTTGTACTTTAGCTTTTTTAGTGTTTCGAATcacttttgctttttttatgaggttaaTTCTGCACAACTTTCATACATTTTTCCTGTGTTCAAGtttgaatttggaaaaattaGGATGTGAAGCAAACTGTGAGTCAAAGATTATTTGAGTTC of Prunus dulcis chromosome 4, ALMONDv2, whole genome shotgun sequence contains these proteins:
- the LOC117625973 gene encoding SAL1 phosphatase-like isoform X2: MGINCLRAVPKIPPSAKHKIIISHSFSHSLLFTKRSSRAIHAAAASSSMSYEKELAAAKKAASLAALLCQKVQKALLQSDIHSKSDKSPVTVADYGSQALVSLVLERELPSESFSLVAEEDSGDLRGNSGQETLQRIRTLVNDTLANNEYSSVSNLTTDDVLRAIDNGKSEGGSRGQHWVLDPIDGTKGFLRGDQYAIALALLDEGKVVLGVLACPNLPLTSISGENQQSSQDKLGCLFFATVGTGTYMQPLDGSSLLKVHVSATENPEEASLFESFEAAHSLHDLSSTIAKKLGVWWQMLQGTHWIFQKGNILILKQA